In the Deinococcus ficus genome, one interval contains:
- a CDS encoding ABC transporter substrate-binding protein: MFNPRPTLILALSGLLAGAAHAAPTRYPLTVTDDLGRKVTVKAEPMRVISVLPSNTETICALGACSKLIGVDTFSDFPAQVTKLPRVGGLYDPNIEAIIALKPDLVVVSKYGKLAEPLTRAGINVVAVNPESYDDIFTKTLLLGKILNRQTQAQQVITTVKRDVARVEVLTRNVKSKPLTYFEIDPNPYSIGPNSFMGVLLTKAGARNVIPAALGDFPKVDPELIVKSNPALILGVDLRTVQGRPGWKAIQAVKTGRVVEIPMDLNTVLGRPGPRIGQALLGLAKIVHPELFK, encoded by the coding sequence ATGTTCAACCCCCGCCCCACCCTGATCCTGGCCCTGAGCGGCCTGCTTGCCGGCGCCGCCCACGCCGCCCCCACCCGCTACCCCCTGACCGTCACCGACGACCTGGGCCGTAAGGTGACCGTGAAGGCCGAGCCCATGCGCGTGATCAGCGTGCTGCCCAGCAACACCGAGACCATCTGCGCCCTGGGCGCGTGCAGCAAGCTGATCGGTGTGGACACCTTCAGCGACTTCCCGGCGCAGGTCACGAAACTGCCCCGGGTGGGCGGGCTGTACGATCCCAACATCGAGGCGATCATCGCCCTGAAACCGGACCTGGTGGTCGTGAGCAAGTACGGCAAGCTGGCCGAGCCGCTGACCCGCGCCGGAATCAACGTGGTCGCCGTGAACCCCGAGTCCTACGACGACATCTTCACCAAGACCCTGCTGCTGGGCAAGATCCTGAACCGCCAGACGCAGGCGCAGCAGGTGATCACGACCGTGAAACGCGACGTGGCCCGCGTGGAGGTCCTGACCCGGAACGTCAAGAGCAAACCCCTCACGTACTTCGAGATCGACCCCAACCCGTACAGCATCGGCCCGAACTCCTTCATGGGCGTGCTGCTGACCAAGGCCGGCGCCCGCAACGTGATCCCGGCCGCGCTGGGCGACTTCCCGAAAGTGGACCCGGAACTGATCGTGAAGAGCAACCCCGCCCTGATCCTGGGCGTGGACCTCAGGACCGTGCAGGGCCGCCCCGGCTGGAAGGCCATCCAGGCCGTGAAGACCGGCCGGGTCGTGGAGATCCCCATGGACCTGAACACCGTTCTGGGCCGCCCCGGGCCGCGCATCGGGCAGGCGCTGCTGGGCCTGGCGAAGATCGTGCACCCCGAACTGTTCAAGTGA
- a CDS encoding lysophospholipid acyltransferase family protein, which produces MSEPAHPDSLPTPPQRRPASAPAGAPPRVNPAVYRAVVTLMNLPLFLQGQHMDVHGREHVPPPGTPLVVAANHATALDPFMVARALPPGRYLQFMAKEELFLPVVGAVIRAGGSFPVDRDGNDVHAIRTAVRILQANGTVGIFPQGTRSNTGGMHGGVALIAAKGRAPILPVGLSRDGRRWVIRFGEPMTARGGIKAVTEELGTRLSALARPVGTRA; this is translated from the coding sequence ATGAGTGAGCCGGCCCACCCGGACAGTCTGCCCACCCCGCCCCAGCGGCGCCCGGCGTCCGCGCCGGCCGGCGCGCCCCCCCGCGTGAACCCGGCCGTGTACCGGGCCGTGGTCACGCTGATGAACCTGCCCCTGTTCCTGCAGGGCCAGCACATGGACGTGCACGGCCGCGAGCACGTCCCGCCGCCGGGCACGCCGCTGGTCGTCGCGGCGAACCATGCGACCGCCCTGGACCCATTCATGGTCGCCCGCGCCCTCCCGCCGGGCCGGTACCTGCAGTTCATGGCGAAAGAGGAACTGTTCCTGCCGGTGGTCGGCGCCGTGATCCGGGCCGGCGGGTCCTTTCCGGTGGACCGGGACGGCAACGACGTGCACGCCATCCGCACCGCCGTGCGCATCCTGCAGGCGAACGGCACGGTCGGGATCTTCCCGCAGGGCACCCGCTCGAACACCGGCGGAATGCACGGCGGCGTGGCCCTGATCGCCGCGAAGGGCCGCGCGCCGATCCTGCCGGTGGGCCTCAGCCGCGACGGGCGGCGCTGGGTGATCCGCTTCGGGGAACCCATGACCGCCCGCGGCGGCATCAAGGCCGTCACCGAGGAACTCGGCACGCGGCTTTCCGCCCTGGCCCGCCCGGTCGGCACCCGCGCCTGA
- the xseB gene encoding exodeoxyribonuclease VII small subunit: MTRPETLPYREAYARLSRIAQELESGEADLDRVLPLLEEAREAYAACRERIEAVRAVLAGDWAGAGDLPGPADPDDEDAGDD; this comes from the coding sequence ATGACCCGCCCCGAGACCCTGCCCTACCGCGAGGCCTACGCCCGGCTGTCCCGCATCGCGCAGGAACTGGAGTCCGGCGAGGCCGACCTGGACCGCGTGCTGCCCCTGCTGGAAGAAGCCAGGGAGGCCTACGCCGCCTGCCGCGAACGCATCGAGGCGGTCCGCGCCGTGCTGGCCGGCGACTGGGCCGGGGCCGGTGACCTGCCTGGCCCCGCGGACCCGGACGACGAGGACGCCGGGGACGACTGA
- a CDS encoding ABC transporter substrate-binding protein, with protein sequence MILNRKLGALALTTLALTLAACDKKSSDTTTTTEGTTTGSESTGTEGTATTGSGSGGGTLVIQSSADVPTLDPGTTYDTASGEIVENIYETLVTYKGNSLRELEPVLATEWEEGDEGKTYRFTLREGVKFHSGNVMTCADAEYSFRRNLVTNTGNSGNWFIAESLLGTGSNAKDDPSVTWEKISGAVKCDGETLVFTLPKADPAFLSKLAYVGQSVVDSAHAKEVGEWDGTEATWKDAVGVDLAGSPLNNDPSGTGAYKLVKRDANSVALTAFTDYWGGEPNIKNVLLQKVPEPATRIQAFLKGDADFIETGGRSIIEDQLRGKPGVAVLDDLPDTTATALSMNQNIKGDAIGSGKLDGKGIPANFFSDVNVRKAFVAAFDVPLYIKEVQLDKGAPRNFLLPDSFPGYDASLEPAQFSLDTAKSEFQKAWGGQVWENGFTMNVTYRAGSATMQTAMEMLKKNVESLNPKFKLNVVAKPWSDIIANADKGGEPMIVTSWAPDYADPDNFVHTFYSSEGYYNGRLNAKDEQIDAWINEARSTTDTARRDELYAQIARRAQDLAWYVIFPSPVGVTVHRDNIGGISAENYNPMSSFSFAGTFWKNLTKG encoded by the coding sequence ATGATCCTGAACCGCAAACTCGGCGCCCTGGCGCTCACCACCCTGGCCCTGACCCTGGCCGCCTGCGACAAGAAGAGCAGCGACACGACCACCACGACCGAAGGCACGACCACCGGCAGCGAAAGCACCGGCACGGAAGGCACCGCCACCACCGGCAGCGGAAGCGGCGGCGGCACGCTGGTCATCCAGTCCAGCGCCGACGTGCCCACCCTGGACCCCGGCACCACGTACGACACCGCCAGCGGCGAGATCGTCGAGAACATCTACGAGACCCTGGTCACCTACAAAGGCAACAGCCTGCGTGAACTCGAACCCGTGCTCGCCACCGAATGGGAAGAGGGCGACGAGGGCAAGACCTACCGCTTCACCCTGCGTGAAGGCGTGAAGTTCCACAGCGGCAACGTCATGACCTGCGCCGACGCGGAGTACAGCTTCCGCCGCAACCTGGTCACCAACACCGGCAACAGCGGCAACTGGTTCATCGCCGAGAGCCTGCTCGGTACCGGCAGCAACGCCAAGGACGACCCCAGCGTCACCTGGGAGAAGATCAGCGGCGCCGTGAAGTGCGACGGCGAGACCCTGGTCTTCACCCTGCCCAAGGCCGACCCGGCCTTCCTGAGCAAGCTCGCGTACGTCGGCCAGAGCGTCGTGGACAGCGCGCACGCCAAGGAAGTCGGCGAGTGGGACGGCACCGAAGCCACCTGGAAGGACGCCGTGGGCGTGGACCTGGCCGGCAGCCCCCTGAACAACGACCCCAGCGGCACCGGCGCGTACAAGCTCGTCAAGCGTGACGCCAACAGCGTCGCCCTGACCGCCTTCACCGACTACTGGGGCGGCGAGCCCAACATCAAGAACGTCCTGCTCCAGAAGGTGCCCGAGCCCGCCACCCGCATCCAGGCCTTCCTGAAGGGCGACGCCGACTTCATCGAGACCGGCGGCCGGTCCATCATCGAGGACCAGCTGCGCGGCAAGCCCGGCGTGGCCGTCCTGGACGATCTGCCCGACACCACCGCCACCGCCCTGAGCATGAACCAGAACATCAAGGGTGACGCCATCGGCAGCGGCAAGCTGGACGGCAAGGGCATCCCTGCCAACTTCTTCAGCGACGTGAACGTCCGCAAGGCTTTCGTCGCCGCGTTCGACGTGCCTCTGTACATCAAGGAAGTGCAGCTGGACAAGGGCGCCCCCCGCAACTTCCTGCTGCCCGACAGCTTCCCCGGCTACGATGCCAGCCTGGAACCCGCGCAGTTCAGCCTGGACACCGCCAAGAGCGAATTCCAGAAGGCCTGGGGCGGTCAGGTCTGGGAGAACGGCTTCACGATGAACGTGACCTACCGCGCTGGCAGCGCCACCATGCAGACCGCCATGGAGATGCTGAAGAAGAACGTCGAGAGCCTGAACCCGAAGTTCAAGCTCAACGTGGTCGCCAAACCCTGGAGCGACATCATCGCCAACGCCGACAAGGGCGGCGAGCCGATGATCGTGACCAGCTGGGCGCCGGACTACGCCGACCCGGACAACTTCGTGCACACCTTCTACAGCTCCGAGGGCTACTACAACGGCCGCCTGAACGCCAAGGACGAGCAGATCGACGCCTGGATCAACGAGGCCCGCAGCACCACCGACACCGCCCGCCGCGACGAGCTGTACGCCCAGATCGCCCGCCGCGCGCAGGACCTCGCCTGGTACGTGATCTTCCCCAGCCCCGTCGGCGTGACCGTGCACCGCGACAACATCGGCGGCATCAGCGCCGAAAACTACAACCCCATGAGCAGCTTCAGCTTCGCCGGGACGTTCTGGAAGAACCTCACCAAGGGCTGA
- a CDS encoding Hsp33 family molecular chaperone HslO codes for MTDATTPIHPASRPGSFLLRGTAAGNTLRLVGMDSTAVVEDARVRHDLSKTATAALGRTMTAAALLATVLGKRSDSRVTVRVDGGGPAGLIVGEGSVNGQVRGYLGHPHADLPLRDTDGKLDVSGLVGTDGELAVTRLLDNGEPYTGSIHLTSGEIAEDVSTYLGVSEQIPNAVLLGVYEEGERVHRAGGLLIQAMPGVTDETLARLEANVRAFGQITDHLRRGTLMEAMHAITDGLDLTLAPSAQEAAFACRCSRDKALDSLKFFDMHERQEMINAGGQGVHCHWCGEHYHLSPEEIAALDDEQPRANA; via the coding sequence ATGACTGACGCGACGACCCCCATCCACCCGGCCAGCCGCCCCGGTTCCTTCCTGCTGCGCGGCACCGCCGCCGGCAACACCCTGCGGCTGGTCGGCATGGACTCCACGGCCGTGGTCGAGGACGCCCGCGTCCGCCACGACCTCAGCAAGACTGCCACCGCCGCCCTGGGCCGCACCATGACCGCCGCCGCGCTGCTCGCCACCGTGCTCGGCAAACGCAGCGACAGCCGCGTCACCGTCCGCGTGGACGGCGGCGGCCCCGCCGGCCTGATCGTCGGGGAAGGCAGCGTGAACGGACAGGTCCGCGGCTACCTGGGCCACCCGCACGCCGACCTGCCGCTGCGCGACACCGACGGCAAACTGGACGTCAGCGGCCTGGTCGGCACCGACGGGGAACTCGCGGTCACGCGGCTGCTCGACAACGGGGAACCCTACACCGGCAGCATTCACCTCACCAGCGGCGAGATCGCCGAGGACGTCAGCACCTACCTGGGCGTGTCCGAACAGATCCCCAACGCCGTGCTGCTCGGCGTGTACGAGGAAGGCGAGCGGGTGCACCGCGCCGGCGGCCTGCTGATCCAGGCCATGCCCGGCGTGACCGACGAGACCCTCGCCCGCCTGGAAGCCAACGTGCGCGCCTTCGGGCAGATCACCGACCACCTGCGCCGCGGCACCCTGATGGAAGCCATGCACGCCATCACCGACGGCCTGGACCTCACGCTCGCCCCCAGCGCGCAGGAGGCCGCCTTCGCCTGCCGCTGCTCGCGCGACAAGGCGCTGGACAGCCTGAAGTTCTTCGACATGCACGAGCGCCAGGAGATGATCAACGCCGGCGGACAGGGCGTGCACTGCCACTGGTGCGGCGAGCACTACCACCTCTCCCCCGAGGAGATCGCCGCGCTGGACGACGAACAGCCCCGCGCCAACGCCTGA
- a CDS encoding nucleotidyltransferase domain-containing protein, with the protein MPTLPDLTAAAANLRLHLGDFHARHRADGVFHVAPGGPGSVPALADLDVPELHVDLLPETPDPAAQAVLRALGYVPGPDGWAHPGGWRLVFPAHDSGWRARQQALRALLRADAAAAAQYRQVYRAAGREAADQALEEPATARHAGVVGWAPLAFVADALRGLEAPWMFAAGGAMDLHLGRVTRPHDDLDVVLPYEAQDAVRANLHARGWRTDAVLDGQYAVWDAPVVPPHHQVHARHPALPDVLMLDLMFTDLSGGTWHYRRDPAVTRPLAEVRRVDGRGWPFLAPEVALLFKAGMPGRPPRPKDEADFRRVAPTLDPVARAWLRGALDRVVPGHPWQAAL; encoded by the coding sequence ATGCCTACCCTCCCAGACCTGACTGCCGCTGCCGCCAACCTGCGCCTGCACCTGGGCGACTTCCATGCCCGGCACCGGGCGGACGGCGTGTTCCACGTGGCGCCGGGCGGGCCGGGCAGCGTGCCGGCCCTGGCGGACCTGGACGTCCCGGAACTGCACGTGGACCTGCTGCCCGAAACGCCGGACCCGGCCGCTCAGGCGGTGCTGCGCGCCCTCGGGTACGTGCCTGGGCCGGACGGCTGGGCGCACCCGGGCGGCTGGCGGCTCGTGTTTCCCGCGCATGACAGCGGCTGGCGGGCGCGGCAGCAGGCGCTGCGGGCCCTGCTGCGGGCCGACGCGGCCGCAGCCGCGCAGTACCGGCAGGTGTACCGCGCTGCCGGCCGCGAGGCCGCCGATCAGGCTCTGGAAGAGCCGGCCACGGCGCGGCACGCCGGGGTGGTCGGCTGGGCGCCCCTGGCCTTCGTGGCGGACGCCCTGCGTGGCCTGGAGGCGCCGTGGATGTTCGCGGCGGGCGGGGCAATGGACCTGCACCTGGGGCGCGTGACCCGCCCGCACGACGACCTGGACGTGGTGCTGCCCTACGAGGCGCAGGACGCCGTACGGGCGAATCTGCATGCCCGGGGCTGGCGTACCGACGCGGTCCTGGACGGGCAGTACGCCGTCTGGGACGCTCCGGTCGTTCCGCCGCACCATCAGGTGCATGCCCGCCACCCGGCGCTGCCGGACGTGCTGATGCTGGACCTGATGTTCACGGACCTGAGCGGCGGCACCTGGCATTACCGGCGGGACCCGGCGGTCACCCGGCCGCTGGCGGAGGTGCGGCGCGTGGACGGGCGGGGCTGGCCGTTCCTGGCGCCGGAGGTGGCGCTGCTGTTCAAGGCGGGGATGCCCGGGCGCCCCCCCCGCCCGAAGGACGAGGCGGACTTCCGGCGGGTGGCGCCCACGCTGGACCCGGTGGCCCGGGCATGGCTCAGAGGCGCCCTGGACCGCGTGGTTCCGGGGCACCCCTGGCAGGCCGCGCTCTAG
- a CDS encoding YkoP family protein has translation MPASPASPGPAAHLPDTALRALLRAGAFGAWHGGHPGRPELGLTVPVGSGAEWSTALAALGDAGVQATLLVPASLDADLRAATRAGHELAGAGTPRHVTRLEAAAGQAVTAWDAAGLGPADVRRLAGLGLHPLPLPARRAEPGQVLRVPPSELAATLGHLKALGFRAVPVRALPELRPGTPRDLLSHLYQRVVEDRYAERSALIDLSGRYDAVMKVAPLEHAPDPLPLPRATPTAELHLNSARLVGLASFNLLGTYRAYQRSLKDVARALKERPELHGAQAVFAVTLFHGPLEKSGFQLLDLPPARARLYGLGFRLLRMAYGTTRTPSEGTPKMAWLPRDEFLKRYG, from the coding sequence ATGCCCGCGTCCCCTGCGTCTCCCGGCCCGGCCGCCCACCTTCCCGACACCGCGCTGCGCGCCCTGCTGCGTGCCGGGGCGTTCGGGGCGTGGCACGGCGGGCACCCCGGCCGGCCGGAGTTGGGCCTGACCGTGCCGGTCGGGTCGGGCGCCGAGTGGAGCACGGCCCTGGCGGCCCTGGGGGACGCGGGCGTGCAGGCCACGCTGCTGGTCCCGGCCAGCCTGGACGCGGATCTGCGCGCCGCCACCCGCGCCGGACATGAACTGGCCGGCGCGGGCACGCCCAGGCACGTCACCCGCCTGGAGGCGGCGGCGGGGCAGGCGGTCACGGCCTGGGACGCGGCCGGGCTTGGCCCCGCGGACGTGCGGCGCCTCGCCGGGCTGGGCCTGCACCCGCTGCCCCTCCCGGCCCGCCGGGCCGAGCCGGGCCAAGTGCTGCGCGTGCCGCCGTCCGAGCTGGCGGCCACGCTGGGCCACCTGAAGGCCCTGGGGTTCCGGGCGGTGCCGGTGCGGGCCCTGCCGGAACTGCGGCCGGGGACGCCCCGCGACCTGCTGAGCCACCTGTACCAGCGGGTGGTGGAGGACCGTTACGCCGAGCGCTCGGCGCTGATCGACCTGTCGGGCCGGTACGACGCGGTGATGAAGGTCGCGCCACTGGAGCACGCGCCGGACCCGCTGCCGCTGCCGCGGGCCACGCCCACCGCGGAACTGCACCTGAATTCGGCGCGGCTGGTGGGCCTCGCCTCGTTCAACCTGCTGGGCACGTACCGCGCCTACCAGCGCAGCCTGAAGGACGTGGCCCGCGCCCTGAAGGAAAGGCCCGAACTGCACGGCGCGCAGGCGGTGTTCGCGGTGACGCTCTTTCACGGGCCGCTGGAGAAGAGCGGCTTTCAGCTGCTAGACCTGCCGCCCGCCCGCGCGCGGCTGTACGGCCTGGGGTTCCGGCTGCTGAGAATGGCCTACGGCACCACCCGCACGCCCAGCGAGGGCACCCCGAAGATGGCGTGGCTGCCCCGCGACGAGTTCCTGAAGCGCTACGGCTGA
- a CDS encoding glycosyltransferase, translated as MRSLRIGLFTDTYLPDHNGIVTSVSLLSDELKAQGHQVEVVAPDFPEHVETREDVRRVSSVQYLFLPTYRLAWPSRRDFDCRYDLIHTHTPLTLGLAGMRLARKWRIPQVATYHTHLEAYAHYVPGLASVQQKTGIVTRAASLMYGTADTVITPTVGMMDVLNAMQVKRAVVIPTSVDPRVLESAPDVPSPWPAGCRRLITVGRLAREKRFDLVLDTLPALPDAHLCVLGEGPERDALEAHARALGVADRVTFLGVKPWREIGGYYRHAEVFVFASVTETQGLVLQEAQLMGLPVVAVGARGTLTGVHDGVSGHLVAPGDVPALVRHTRALLDDPVLYARMSAEARRFGGTTTPQGVAQQVLEVYARALRIPVSQISRNPGPGPDGPPRDREPAPERGHPRSSLASFP; from the coding sequence CTGCGGTCCCTGCGGATCGGGCTGTTCACCGACACGTACCTGCCCGACCACAACGGCATCGTGACCAGCGTGTCCCTGCTGAGCGACGAGCTGAAGGCCCAGGGGCATCAGGTCGAGGTGGTCGCGCCGGACTTCCCGGAGCACGTGGAAACCCGCGAGGACGTGCGGCGCGTGAGCAGCGTGCAGTACCTGTTCCTGCCCACCTACCGCCTCGCGTGGCCCAGCCGCCGGGACTTCGACTGCCGCTACGACCTGATCCACACGCACACGCCCCTCACGCTGGGCCTGGCCGGGATGCGGCTGGCCCGCAAGTGGCGCATTCCGCAGGTGGCGACGTACCACACGCACCTGGAGGCGTACGCGCACTACGTGCCGGGCCTGGCGAGCGTGCAGCAGAAGACCGGCATCGTGACCCGCGCCGCCTCCCTGATGTACGGCACGGCCGACACGGTCATCACCCCAACGGTCGGCATGATGGACGTCCTGAACGCCATGCAGGTCAAGCGCGCGGTGGTCATTCCCACCAGCGTGGACCCCCGCGTGCTGGAAAGCGCCCCGGACGTCCCCAGCCCCTGGCCGGCCGGGTGCCGGCGCCTGATCACGGTGGGCCGGCTGGCGCGCGAGAAACGCTTCGATCTGGTGCTGGACACCCTGCCGGCCCTGCCGGACGCGCACCTGTGCGTGCTGGGCGAGGGCCCGGAACGCGACGCGCTGGAAGCGCACGCCCGCGCGCTGGGCGTGGCGGACCGCGTGACCTTCCTGGGCGTGAAGCCCTGGCGGGAAATCGGCGGGTACTACCGGCACGCGGAGGTGTTCGTGTTCGCCAGCGTCACCGAGACGCAGGGCCTGGTGCTGCAGGAGGCGCAGCTGATGGGCCTGCCGGTCGTGGCGGTCGGGGCGCGCGGCACCCTGACCGGCGTGCACGACGGCGTGAGCGGGCACCTCGTCGCCCCGGGCGACGTGCCGGCCCTGGTGCGGCACACCCGCGCGCTGCTGGACGACCCTGTTCTCTACGCGCGCATGTCCGCCGAGGCGCGCCGCTTCGGCGGCACCACCACCCCGCAGGGCGTGGCGCAGCAGGTGCTGGAGGTCTACGCGCGGGCGCTGCGCATCCCGGTGTCGCAGATCAGCCGGAATCCCGGGCCGGGTCCGGACGGTCCCCCGCGGGACCGGGAGCCGGCTCCGGAACGCGGTCATCCCCGAAGTAGCCTCGCGTCCTTCCCGTGA